One genomic region from Sciurus carolinensis chromosome 2, mSciCar1.2, whole genome shotgun sequence encodes:
- the LOC124976443 gene encoding olfactory receptor 4K3-like, giving the protein MEEANQSVVHEFIFQGLCNSKELQIFLFLSFSILYLMTVVGNLFVVLLIITDPHLHSPMYFLLANLSFVDFCLSSVTTPKLTTDLLKDKKTISFGGCMSQILCVHFFGGGEMVLLVTMAYDRYVAICKPLHYSSIMDRQKCIWLVLISWIIGFVHAMSQLFMILELPFCGPRVVDSFFCDIPLVLKLACMDTNTLGMLINADSGILATTCFIVLLISYTYILVTVRLRSEGGASKALSTCTSHITVVVLFFGPCIFIYLWPVSITWVDKFLAVFYTVVTPLLNPAIYTLRNNDIKKAVKKLVNHYLSHKCSRIASTCSR; this is encoded by the exons ATGGAAGAAGCAAACCAGTCTGTGGTGCATGAGTTCATTTTTCAGGGACTTTGTAACTCAAAGGAGCTGCAGATCTTCCTCTTCCTGTCATTCTCCATACTCTACCTGATGACTGTGGTGGGCAACCTCTTTGTCGTGCTACTAATCATCACTGATCCCCATCTCCATTCCCCCATGTACTTCCTGTTGGCTAATCTCTCCTTTGTTGACTTCTGCCTTTCCTCAGTCACCACCCCTAAACTGACCACAGACCTGCTAAAGGACAAGAAGACCATTTCCTTTGGGGGTTGCATGAGCCAGATCCTCTGTGTGCATTTCTTTGGAGGAGGTGAGATGGTGCTTCTTGTGACAATGGCCTATGACcgttatgtggccatctgcaaaccacTCCATTACTCCAGCATCATGGACAGACAAAAGTGCATCTGGCTAGTTCTGATATCATGGATCATTGGCTTCGTGCATGCCATGAGTCAACTGTTTATGATTTTGGAGCTGCCCTTCTGTGGTCCCAGAGTAGTGGACAGCTTTTTCTGTGATATTCCTTTAGTGCTTAAATTAGCCTGCATGGACACTAATACTTTGGGAATGCTGATAAATGCAGACAGTGGTATTTTGGCAACAACTTGCTTCATTGTTTTGCTGATCTCCTATACCTATATCCTAGTAACTGTGCGCCTTCGCTCTGAAGGGGGTGCCTCAAAGGCGCTCTCTACCTGTACTTCCCACATCACAGTGGTGGTGTTGTTCTTTGGACCCTGCATCTTCATCTATCTGTGGCCAGTCAGCATCACTTGGGTGGACAAGTTTCTAGCTGTGTTTTACACAGTAGTCACTCCTCTCCTGAATCCAGCCATTTACACACTGAGAAATAACGATATTAAGAAAGCTGTAAAGAAACTGGTGAATCA TTATCTATCACACAAATGCAGCAGAATAGCATCTACCTGCTCTAGATAA